The Prunus persica cultivar Lovell chromosome G7, Prunus_persica_NCBIv2, whole genome shotgun sequence genome has a segment encoding these proteins:
- the LOC18771220 gene encoding probable carboxylesterase 15, with amino-acid sequence MGSLPHIVEDCMGVLQVFSDGTINRCSLMDMDFNIPVVDDNSVAFKDVTFDKRHNLSLRLYKPKSANRNSKLPVVFYFHGGGFCVGSCVWPNFYNCCLRLSAVLHALVVAPDYRLAPEHKLPAPIDDALSAVEWLQREALMSKSGDCDAWMGGTADFDRVFIVGDSSGGNMAHHLAVRLGAGSAKVAPVRVRGYVLLAPFFGGVERTRSEEGPCEALLSLDILDRFWRLSMPAGETRDHPLVNPFGPNSLNLEKVALDPILVFVGGNEILKDRVESYSRKLKELGKKIEYVELEGQQHGFLTADPYSEVSNEALQFIKRFMIENSN; translated from the exons atggGCTCCCTCCCTCACATAGTAGAAGACTGCATGGGCGTCCTCCAAGTCTTTAGCGATGGTACGATCAACCGTTGCTCTTTGATGGACATGGACTTCAACATTCCTGTCGTTGATGACAACTCTGTGGCCTTCAAAGACGTCACTTTCGACAAAAGACACAACCTCTCCCTCCGTTTGTACAAACCCAAATCGGCAAACCGCAATTCCAAGCTCCCCGTGGTGTTCTACTTTCATGGCGGCGGTTTTTGTGTCGGCTCATGTGTGTGGCCAAACTTCTACAACTGCTGCCTCCGCCTGTCCGCGGTGCTCCATGCTCTAGTGGTTGCCCCGGACTACAGGCTTGCGCCGGAGCACAAGCTCCCGGCGCCAATTGATGATGCGTTGAGTGCGGTGGAGTGGCTGCAAAGGGAGGCTTTGATGAGTAAAAGTGGCGATTGTGATGCATGGATGGGTGGTACCGCTGACTTTGACCGGGTTTTCATTGTGGGAGACTCTTCTGGCGGGAATATGGCCCACCACCTGGCGGTTCGGCTCGGGGCTGGGTCAGCCAAGGTGGCCCCGGTTCGGGTACGTGGGTATGTGCTACTAGCGCCATTTTTTGGTGGGGTGGAGAGGACAAGGTCAGAGGAGGGGCCTTGTGAGGCACTGTTGAGTTTGGACATACTCGACAG ATTTTGGAGACTCTCAATGCCAGCAGGAGAAACCAGAGACCACCCACTGGTGAACCCATTTGGACCAAACAGCCTAAACCTAGAGAAAGTGGCCCTTGATCCGATCTTGGTTTTTGTGGGTGgcaatgaaattttgaaagatAGGGTGGAGAGCTACTCGAGAAAGCTGAAAGAGTTGGGGAAGAAAATTGAGTATGTGGAACTTGAGGGACAACAACATGGGTTTTTAACGGCTGATCCATACTCAGAAGTCTCAAATGAAGCTTTGCAATTTATTAAAAGATTTATGATTGAAAACTCCAACTAA
- the LOC18769900 gene encoding uncharacterized protein LOC18769900 encodes MELIDEASTGEALSHSRKQYELAMNGQWESLKRFYKGREFEVLGQMTTKNDTVLHVAGLAGRKDVLVFLISLIEEDRDALIVENNRGNTPLHEVAASGNFDSAKLLVEYNGALVEIRNHLGETPLYRAAAFGHTDLVQYLATQVDGDIKQHFHRNDKVSILHMAVLGQHFETAHWLVTEYPYLANGKEENGLTSLQLLAQMPSAFKLKFRESIWIKLHRHICLCNDDNIDRDPANQNDDLESGFNHPSQSTFSNDDLESGSTRTIRRTTIRWAPICIMGEEMRNQNVLLELTELLVRKDYSWAKIEPTEVVNSFSLVSKPNSPQKKEDAETKSTYEYIPLFIATRTGISQIVEKILELHPQAVEAHDIKHQQNILHMAIKYRRLAIFNIVKKNKFITSRLADVIDNDGNTILHHAADMSYYTDMSFYSVDAKATYGPAFQLQEELHWMARVQKIIPVNYAMHRNKEGVTANELFTRQHAELLQSAKVWMKETAQSGSVVAALVATVAYAAVYTVPGGTNQNGLPNLRHSPFFKAFTISNTVSLVFSLTSLGTFLNITRSPFEYKNFYHSLPFKLNLGFLLLFCSLLVSMLTFAATIVLLIHHQKIWSISLIYVVVAILPFSMFGLNHNRFYDVFFKGLKDIKKKLRCCKRMYVRIRMQL; translated from the exons ATGGAGTTGATAGACGAGGCTTCAACAGGAGAAGCACTTAGTCACTCGAGAAAGCAATATGAATTGGCCATGAACGGCCAGTGGGAAAGCCTAAAACGATTCTACAAGGGTCGTGAGTTTGAAGTACTTGGGCAAATGACAACGAAGAACGACACTGTACTTCACGTGGCAGGCTTGGCTGGACGCAAAGACGTGCTTGTATTTTTGATTTCACTGATAGAAGAAGACAGGGATGCGTTGATAGTGGAGAACAACCGCGGCAACACCCCGCTTCATGAGGTAGCTGCGTCCGGAAATTTTGACTCAGCAAAGCTGTTGGTGGAGTATAATGGTGCTTTGGTGGAGATTAGGAACCACTTAGGAGAAACCCCACTCTACCGGGCTGCTGCTTTTGGTCACACAGACTTGGTTCAATATTTGGCTACCCAAGTAGACGGCGATATAAAGCAGCACTTCCATAGAAATGATAAAGTATCCATTCTTCATATGGCAGTACTTGGCCAACATTTTG AAACTGCTCATTGGTTAGTAACGGAGTACCCATATCTTGCGAATGGAAAGGAAGAGAATGGACTCACAAGTCTTCAATTGCTAGCCCAAATGCCGTCTGccttcaaactcaaatttcGCGAAAGCATTTGGATTAAGCTGCACCGTCATATAT GCCTTTGTAATGATGATAACATTGATCGAGACCCAGCGAATCAAAACGATGACTTGGAGAGCGGATTTAATCATCCTTCCCAATCTACTTTTTCAAACGATGACTTGGAGAGCGGGTCGACAA GAACGATCAGAAGGACTACCATACGATGGGCACCAATCTGTATTATGGGCGAGGAAATGCGAAATCAAAACGTACTATTGGAACTCACTGAATTGCTCGTCCGGAAGGACTATTCATGGGCGAAAATTGAACCAACCGAAGTAGTCAATTCATTTTCTCTGGTGTCAAAACCAAATAGTccacagaaaaaagaagatgcTGAAACCAAATCTACTTATGAGTATATTCCATTGTTTATAGCAACTAGAACTGGAATATCACAAATTGTAGAAAAGATTTTGGAGCTTCATCCTCAAGCAGTTGAGGCGCACGATATCAAGCATCAACAAAACATTTTGCACATGGCCATCAAGTATCGTCGGTTGGCCATCTTTAATATTGTAAAGAAGAACAAATTCATAACCTCAAGGCTGGCTGACGTGATTGATAACGATGGGAACACCATATTGCACCACGCTGCAGATATGAGCTATTACACAGATATGAGCTTTTACTCTGTGGACGCTAAAGCTACATATGGTCCTGCATTTCAGTTGCAAGAAGAATTGCATTGGATGGCG CGTGTGCAAAAGATAATCCCAGTTAATTACGCCATGCACCGCAACAAGGAGGGTGTGACAGCGAATGAGCTCTTTACTAGGCAGCATGCAGAGCTTCTTCAGTCAGCAAAAGTATGGATGAAAGAAACTGCTCAGTCAGGCTCGGTCGTGGCGGCTTTGGTGGCCACCGTGGCCTATGCAGCTGTGTACACGGTTCCCGGGGGTACTAATCAGAACGGGCTTCCTAATCTCCGGCACTCTCCTTTCTTCAAAGCATTCACCATTTCGAACACTGTCTCGCTTGTCTTCTCATTGACTTCTTTGGGCACGTTTCTCAATATCACGAGGTCTCCATTTGAGTACAAAAACTTTTACCATTCTCTTCCCTTCAAGCTGAATTTAGggtttctccttctcttctgCTCGCTGCTAGTGTCCATGCTCACCTTCGCTGCTACTATTGTGCTCTTGATTCATCATCAGAAGATATGGTCAATTTCCCTTATTTACGTTGTTGTTGCCATTCTTCCTTTCTCTATGTTTGGGCTCAACCATAATCGTTTTTATGACGTATTTTTCAAAGGTTTGAAAGACATTAAAAAGAAACTTAGGTGCTGTAAGAGGATGTACGTTAGAATAAGAATGCAGTTGTAG